A portion of the uncultured Bacteroides sp. genome contains these proteins:
- a CDS encoding efflux RND transporter periplasmic adaptor subunit, producing MASQKSQNSNMLLAFLTLLGIIILVAIAGFFMLRKGPEIIQGQAEVTEYRVSSKVPGRILEFRVKEGQSVNAGDTLAIIEAPDVVAKMAQAQAAEDAAQAQNEKAIKGARQEQIQTAYEMWQKARAGVDIAEKSYKRVKNLFDQGVMSAQKFDEASAQRNAAIATEKAAKAQYTMAKNGAEREDKLAAVALVNRAKGAVAEVQSYVKETYLIAQTKGEISEIFPKLGELVGTGAPIMNVSVLDDMWVTFNVREDLLKGLTMGTEFEAFIPAMDNKIVKLKVYYLKDIGTYAAWKATKTTGQFDLKTFEVKALPLEKVEGLRPGMSVILKKK from the coding sequence ATGGCTTCACAAAAATCACAAAACAGCAATATGCTGCTTGCATTTCTCACTCTACTGGGAATCATCATTTTGGTTGCAATAGCAGGATTCTTCATGCTCAGAAAAGGGCCCGAAATCATTCAGGGACAAGCGGAAGTCACCGAATATCGAGTATCGAGTAAGGTTCCGGGACGCATACTGGAATTCCGTGTAAAAGAAGGCCAATCAGTGAATGCAGGAGACACGCTTGCGATCATTGAAGCACCTGATGTAGTGGCTAAGATGGCGCAAGCACAAGCCGCCGAAGATGCAGCACAAGCACAGAATGAAAAAGCGATTAAAGGTGCACGCCAAGAACAGATACAAACAGCATACGAGATGTGGCAGAAAGCACGTGCCGGAGTTGATATTGCAGAGAAATCGTACAAACGGGTGAAGAATCTTTTTGACCAAGGAGTGATGTCCGCACAGAAGTTTGATGAAGCTTCCGCCCAACGAAATGCTGCCATAGCTACCGAAAAAGCAGCGAAAGCACAATATACAATGGCAAAGAACGGAGCTGAACGAGAAGATAAATTAGCCGCTGTGGCTCTTGTGAATCGAGCAAAGGGTGCTGTAGCCGAAGTGCAATCTTACGTAAAGGAGACGTACCTCATTGCTCAAACAAAAGGTGAAATCTCCGAGATCTTTCCAAAGTTAGGAGAACTGGTTGGTACCGGTGCTCCCATCATGAATGTATCTGTACTCGACGACATGTGGGTCACATTCAATGTGCGTGAAGACTTGCTCAAAGGTCTTACCATGGGTACAGAGTTTGAAGCGTTCATCCCGGCTATGGACAACAAAATAGTCAAATTAAAAGTCTACTATCTAAAAGACATAGGCACTTATGCCGCCTGGAAAGCTACAAAAACAACGGGACAATTCGATTTAAAAACGTTCGAAGTAAAAGCTCTCCCGCTCGAGAAAGTGGAGGGTCTTCGCCCGGGCATGTCGGTCATTTTGAAAAAGAAATAA
- a CDS encoding ABC transporter permease, which yields MEERKNKYTALWLVMKRECRRLVSRPLYLFCMVIAPLFCYVFFTTLMGSGLPTNLPVGAVDLDNSATSRQLLRNLDAFSQTGIVANYNSVSEAREAMQRGEIYGFFYIPDGLSSKAQSQRQPKLSFYTNNSYLIAGSLLFKDMKMMGELASGAASRSVLYAKGATEEQAMAFLQPIVIDTHPINNPWLNYSVYLCNTLVPGVLMLMIFMITVYSIGVEIKDRTAREWLRMGHNSIYISLAGKLLPHTVIFFIMGIFYNVYLYGYLHFPCNSGIIPMILATLLLVLASQCCGVIMIGTFPSLRLGLSFASLWGVISFSISGFSFPVMAMHPVLQALSNLFPLRHYFLIYVDQALNGYSMAYSWSNYMALLIFMILPFAVVHRLKEALIYYKYMP from the coding sequence ATGGAAGAGAGAAAAAATAAATACACAGCACTTTGGCTTGTCATGAAACGGGAATGCCGACGACTTGTGTCGCGCCCCCTCTATCTCTTTTGCATGGTCATTGCTCCTTTGTTTTGCTATGTGTTCTTCACTACATTAATGGGATCGGGGCTACCCACAAATCTACCTGTTGGAGCGGTAGACTTGGATAATAGTGCTACCTCACGCCAACTTCTTCGCAACCTTGATGCCTTCAGTCAGACCGGCATTGTGGCCAACTACAACAGCGTAAGCGAAGCTCGCGAAGCTATGCAAAGAGGAGAGATATACGGTTTCTTCTACATTCCTGATGGGTTATCTTCCAAAGCACAGAGTCAACGCCAACCCAAACTCTCTTTTTATACCAATAATTCTTACCTGATCGCGGGTTCATTGCTCTTCAAAGACATGAAAATGATGGGCGAACTAGCCTCGGGTGCCGCATCACGCTCAGTGCTCTACGCCAAAGGAGCTACCGAAGAACAGGCAATGGCTTTTCTTCAGCCCATCGTTATTGATACACACCCCATAAACAACCCTTGGTTAAACTATTCGGTTTACCTGTGCAACACGCTTGTTCCCGGAGTTTTGATGCTCATGATATTTATGATAACAGTCTACTCCATTGGCGTGGAAATAAAAGATCGCACAGCCCGCGAATGGTTGCGAATGGGCCATAACTCTATTTACATTTCTCTAGCAGGCAAACTACTCCCCCACACGGTAATATTTTTCATTATGGGTATCTTTTACAATGTCTACCTATATGGATATCTTCACTTTCCATGCAACAGCGGAATCATTCCCATGATATTAGCGACTTTACTATTAGTGCTGGCATCACAATGCTGTGGCGTGATCATGATTGGCACATTTCCCTCTTTGCGGTTGGGCTTGAGCTTTGCCTCGTTGTGGGGAGTGATTTCATTCTCCATATCCGGTTTCTCATTCCCTGTAATGGCTATGCATCCTGTACTACAGGCATTAAGTAATTTATTCCCGCTAAGACATTACTTTCTTATCTATGTCGATCAGGCACTTAATGGCTACAGCATGGCCTATTCATGGTCCAATTACATGGCACTCCTCATATTTATGATCCTACCTTTTGCTGTGGTTCACCGTCTAAAAGAAGCTTTAATATACTACAAATACATGCCCTAA
- a CDS encoding ABC transporter permease — translation MKEIKLKDKIAEGINDLFYIWKREFRITFRDQGVLIFFILVPLMYPLLYGFIYTNEVVRELPAMVVDNSRSSISREYLRKVDATPDVKIVSYCSDMEEAKLMLREREGYGIIYIPTDFSDNIARGIQTKISLYCDMSGLLYYKSLLTANTAVSLDMNKDIKIVRSGNTTNRQDEISAYPIEYEDVAMFNPTNGFAAFLIPAVLILLLQQTLLLGIGLSAGTAREQNRFKDLVPINRHYNGTLRIVLGKGFSYFMVYAVVSFYVLFAVPRMFSLNQIGQNNDLIPFIVPYLTACIFFAMTASIAIRNRETCMLLFVFTSVPLLFISGISWPGAAIPAFWKYFSYIFPSTFGINGFVRINNMGATLSDVSFEYKALWLQAGIYFLTTCWVYRWQIIMSRKHVIEKHKELKNKLVITSKAR, via the coding sequence ATGAAAGAGATAAAACTCAAAGATAAAATAGCAGAAGGCATCAATGACCTCTTTTATATATGGAAGCGAGAGTTTCGTATCACTTTTCGCGATCAGGGCGTTTTGATTTTTTTCATATTAGTGCCTTTGATGTATCCACTGCTCTACGGCTTTATATACACAAACGAAGTCGTGCGAGAATTACCCGCTATGGTTGTAGATAATTCACGTAGCTCCATAAGCCGCGAATATCTAAGGAAAGTAGACGCTACACCCGACGTAAAGATTGTGTCGTACTGTAGTGATATGGAGGAAGCTAAGTTGATGTTAAGAGAGAGAGAAGGTTATGGCATTATTTACATTCCGACAGATTTTAGTGACAACATTGCGCGTGGCATTCAAACAAAGATCAGCCTCTATTGCGATATGAGCGGACTACTCTACTATAAGAGTTTATTAACAGCCAATACTGCTGTATCTCTTGATATGAACAAAGATATTAAGATTGTTCGCTCGGGCAACACAACTAACCGCCAAGACGAAATCAGTGCCTATCCTATTGAATATGAGGATGTAGCCATGTTCAATCCGACCAATGGCTTTGCCGCTTTTCTCATCCCCGCCGTGCTAATACTACTCCTACAGCAAACTTTATTATTAGGGATCGGACTATCTGCAGGTACGGCTCGCGAACAAAATCGCTTTAAAGACTTAGTGCCCATCAACCGCCATTACAACGGGACCCTCCGCATCGTGCTTGGCAAAGGCTTCAGCTATTTTATGGTGTATGCAGTCGTCTCATTTTATGTACTCTTCGCAGTCCCACGCATGTTTAGCCTCAATCAGATTGGGCAAAACAATGACCTAATACCCTTTATAGTCCCTTATCTGACTGCCTGCATATTCTTTGCTATGACTGCATCTATTGCTATTCGCAATCGCGAAACATGTATGCTACTCTTTGTCTTCACCTCTGTACCTCTTCTATTTATCTCCGGCATCTCATGGCCGGGAGCTGCTATACCTGCATTCTGGAAATATTTCTCCTATATCTTCCCATCAACTTTCGGAATCAATGGCTTTGTTCGCATCAACAATATGGGAGCTACGCTAAGCGATGTATCCTTTGAATATAAAGCATTGTGGCTGCAAGCAGGAATCTACTTCCTCACCACTTGTTGGGTATACCGCTGGCAAATCATCATGAGCCGCAAGCATGTAATCGAAAAACACAAAGAGCTAAAAAACAAGTTGGTCATAACAAGTAAAGCAAGGTAG
- a CDS encoding BlaI/MecI/CopY family transcriptional regulator: MEKLSIQEEEVMIYIWELESCIVKDIVAKYQKPAPPYTTVASIVKNLERKGYVKPERIGNLYRYSPAIKQSEYKRTFIGNVVQNYFENSYKEMVSFFAKDQKISAQDLKEIIEMIEKRKDQ; the protein is encoded by the coding sequence ATGGAAAAGTTAAGTATACAAGAAGAAGAAGTAATGATCTACATCTGGGAGTTGGAAAGTTGCATCGTTAAAGATATTGTAGCCAAGTATCAAAAGCCGGCTCCCCCCTATACCACTGTAGCTTCTATCGTAAAGAATCTGGAGCGCAAAGGTTATGTAAAGCCGGAACGTATAGGCAACTTGTATCGCTACTCTCCGGCTATCAAGCAAAGTGAATACAAACGTACGTTTATAGGCAATGTCGTTCAAAACTATTTTGAAAACTCTTATAAAGAGATGGTCTCTTTCTTTGCCAAAGATCAGAAGATTTCGGCCCAAGACTTGAAAGAGATCATCGAAATGATTGAGAAAAGAAAAGATCAGTAA
- a CDS encoding Mrp/NBP35 family ATP-binding protein, which translates to MTIYPKLILDALATVRYPGTGKNLVEAGMVEDNIRIDGMKVSFSLLFEKPTDPFMKSVVKAAETAILTYVGKEVEIEGNISVKSTQAPRPEVGKLLPQVKNIVGISSGKGGVGKSTVSANLAVALAKLGYKVGLLDADVFGPSMPKMFQVEDARPYTEKVNGRELIIPVEKYGVKLLSMGFFVDPQQATLWRGGMASNALKQLIADVQWGDLDYFLIDLPPGTSDIHLTVVQTLAMTGAVVVSTPQAVALADARKGINMFTNEKVNVPILGLVENMAWFTPAELPENKYYIFGKEGAKKLAEEMNVPLLGQIPIVQSICEGGDNGTPVVLNEDSMIGRAFLSLAASVVRQVDRRNVEMAPTKIVEMH; encoded by the coding sequence ATGACTATATATCCGAAACTTATATTGGATGCACTGGCAACGGTGCGTTATCCCGGTACCGGAAAAAATCTCGTTGAGGCTGGTATGGTAGAGGATAACATTCGTATTGATGGAATGAAAGTTTCATTCTCTCTATTGTTTGAGAAACCGACCGATCCTTTTATGAAATCGGTGGTGAAAGCTGCCGAGACAGCCATACTTACTTATGTGGGTAAAGAGGTTGAAATCGAGGGTAATATTAGCGTGAAGAGTACGCAAGCACCACGTCCTGAAGTTGGTAAACTGTTGCCTCAAGTGAAGAATATTGTGGGTATCTCTTCCGGAAAAGGTGGTGTGGGTAAATCTACCGTTTCTGCAAACCTGGCTGTGGCTTTAGCAAAACTTGGATATAAGGTTGGTTTGCTTGATGCGGATGTGTTTGGCCCTTCGATGCCAAAAATGTTTCAAGTGGAAGATGCTCGTCCGTATACCGAAAAAGTGAATGGCAGAGAATTGATTATTCCGGTAGAAAAATATGGAGTTAAACTTCTCTCTATGGGCTTCTTTGTAGATCCTCAACAAGCTACACTATGGCGCGGTGGGATGGCGAGCAATGCTTTGAAGCAATTGATAGCCGATGTGCAATGGGGGGATTTAGATTATTTCCTGATTGATCTTCCTCCGGGAACGAGCGATATACATCTTACTGTGGTACAAACATTGGCCATGACCGGTGCTGTGGTGGTAAGTACACCGCAAGCCGTAGCTTTGGCAGATGCTCGTAAGGGTATCAACATGTTTACCAACGAGAAGGTGAACGTGCCTATCCTTGGTTTGGTAGAAAACATGGCGTGGTTTACTCCGGCTGAATTGCCCGAGAATAAGTACTATATCTTTGGGAAAGAAGGTGCTAAAAAATTGGCTGAAGAGATGAATGTACCTTTGTTAGGTCAAATTCCTATTGTACAGAGCATTTGCGAAGGTGGTGATAATGGTACTCCTGTGGTACTGAATGAAGATTCAATGATTGGCCGGGCATTCCTTTCTCTTGCTGCCAGTGTTGTTCGTCAGGTAGATCGCCGAAACGTAGAAATGGCTCCAACCAAAATAGTGGAGATGCATTAA
- a CDS encoding M56 family metallopeptidase → MSPELTYFLKVNVALILFYAFYRLFFYKDTFFQWRRLALIGFFLVSTLYPMMNIEEWIKESEPMVGMADLYATMVLPEVTVGMQAETQAIDWQNLLFSSFGYIYWGVLALLFIRFLVQLFSILKLAMRCRKTTIENTQVYLLDRPIGPFSFFRWIFVDQESHTENELKEILMHEQAHVRQWHSIDVVFSELACAVCWFNPFAWLLKREIRCNLEYMADNQVLESGHDSQTYQYHLLGLTHQTKAAATLYNSFNVLPLKNRIKMMNKKRSKAIGRTKYLLFLPLAALLLIVSNIESVARTTMRIANEMLPDPVLSSETSRSFEEPTDYANNVPEPKAVSKTEVVNPKDSLKKEDKELVFMVVEQMPEYPGGQQALMNFLRQNVKYPANAKEHQIQGRVIAQFIVEKDGSISDRHIVRSVSPELDAEAMRVMSIMPKWEPGKQRGENVRVKYTIPISFNLDNEPKEIKDNNLPESVVVGYAPRKIEETTDQSAYQVVEEMPKFPGGQEALMRYIAMNVKYPVDAQRAKTQGRVILQMVIDEQGNVTSPSIIRSVSPSIDAEAIRVIMSMPQWLPGKNKGEAVKVKYTIPITFKLTPPDNNKKEANNK, encoded by the coding sequence ATGAGCCCTGAATTAACCTATTTTCTGAAAGTAAACGTCGCTCTTATCTTGTTCTACGCCTTCTATCGGTTGTTTTTCTATAAAGACACCTTCTTTCAGTGGCGCCGATTGGCACTCATTGGCTTCTTCCTTGTTTCAACGCTCTATCCTATGATGAACATAGAAGAATGGATTAAAGAGAGTGAGCCAATGGTAGGTATGGCCGATTTATATGCGACTATGGTGCTGCCTGAAGTAACTGTCGGCATGCAAGCCGAAACGCAAGCCATCGATTGGCAAAACCTACTGTTTTCCTCATTCGGATACATCTATTGGGGAGTGTTGGCACTGCTATTCATACGATTCCTCGTACAATTATTCAGCATCTTGAAGCTCGCAATGCGTTGCCGCAAGACAACAATAGAAAATACACAAGTTTACTTGCTTGATCGCCCCATCGGTCCTTTTTCTTTTTTTAGATGGATATTCGTCGATCAAGAGTCTCATACAGAGAACGAACTTAAAGAAATTCTGATGCACGAACAAGCTCACGTCCGCCAATGGCATTCCATTGATGTCGTCTTTAGCGAACTGGCTTGTGCTGTTTGTTGGTTCAATCCTTTTGCATGGCTTTTGAAGCGTGAGATAAGATGCAATCTGGAATACATGGCAGACAATCAAGTATTGGAGAGCGGACACGATAGTCAAACCTATCAGTACCACCTTTTGGGACTAACTCATCAAACTAAGGCTGCAGCAACTTTATATAATAGTTTTAATGTTTTACCTTTAAAAAATCGAATAAAAATGATGAATAAAAAACGCTCCAAAGCCATTGGAAGGACAAAATATCTATTATTTCTCCCATTGGCAGCCTTGCTTCTGATTGTCAGTAACATTGAGTCAGTAGCACGGACAACAATGAGAATTGCCAATGAAATGCTCCCTGATCCTGTTCTAAGCTCAGAGACAAGTCGTTCTTTTGAAGAGCCAACAGATTACGCCAATAACGTTCCCGAACCTAAAGCGGTATCTAAAACAGAAGTTGTGAATCCTAAAGATTCTCTAAAGAAAGAAGATAAAGAGCTGGTTTTTATGGTAGTGGAACAAATGCCGGAGTATCCCGGAGGACAACAAGCATTAATGAATTTTCTAAGGCAGAACGTTAAATACCCTGCTAACGCAAAAGAACATCAAATACAGGGACGTGTTATTGCCCAATTCATAGTAGAAAAAGATGGTAGCATCAGCGACAGACACATAGTACGCAGCGTATCACCGGAATTAGATGCTGAAGCGATGCGTGTAATGTCAATAATGCCAAAATGGGAACCTGGTAAACAAAGAGGAGAAAACGTGCGAGTAAAATACACGATACCAATCAGCTTCAATCTAGATAATGAGCCCAAAGAAATAAAAGACAATAACCTACCAGAATCCGTGGTTGTGGGATATGCTCCCAGAAAAATAGAAGAAACAACTGATCAATCTGCATATCAGGTAGTAGAAGAAATGCCTAAGTTTCCCGGTGGGCAAGAAGCTCTAATGAGATACATCGCTATGAACGTAAAATATCCCGTAGATGCACAAAGAGCCAAAACACAAGGGCGAGTTATCCTTCAAATGGTCATTGATGAACAAGGGAATGTCACTTCGCCTTCTATCATACGCAGTGTATCTCCTTCAATAGATGCAGAGGCTATACGTGTAATTATGAGCATGCCTCAATGGCTACCCGGAAAGAATAAAGGAGAAGCGGTTAAAGTGAAATACACGATACCTATTACATTCAAACTCACTCCTCCTGACAACAATAAAAAGGAAGCGAATAATAAATAG
- a CDS encoding TolC family protein — translation MKRLISLILLLSITFSLKSQELLSLDSCRALAIANNKALLISRERIKVAHYQQKAAFTNYLPNISATSSYMRNQKEISLLNDEQKTALRGLGTGVNSQVQGYAQQLVTQHPELASLISSLSGIDLETPLNAAGNSLVDALRTDTRNIYAGAITLTQPLYVGGKIRAYNKITKYAEELARQQHNTGMQEVILSTDQAYWQVVSLINKKNLAEGYLKLLQKLESDVDKMIAEGVATKADGLSVKVKVNEAEMTLTKVEDGLSLAKMLLCQICGLDLSAPIILFDERIEDIPVTLTNKTYSLETAYANRSELRSLELATQIYKQKVNVTRAEHLPSVALLGNYLVTNPSMYNGFENKFRGMWNVGVMVQVPIWHWGEGTYKIKAAKAEARIKQYELDDAKEKIELQVSQSAFKVNEAAKKLTMAKKNLEKANENLRYATLGFDEGVIPPSNVLEAHTAWLSAQSEKIDAQIDVKLTEIYLQKSLGTLK, via the coding sequence ATGAAAAGATTGATAAGTCTGATACTTCTTCTTAGTATTACATTCTCATTAAAGTCACAAGAGCTTCTTAGCTTAGATAGTTGCCGTGCATTGGCCATTGCCAATAATAAGGCTTTATTGATCAGTCGTGAGCGAATAAAAGTAGCTCACTACCAGCAAAAAGCAGCTTTCACCAATTATTTACCCAACATTTCAGCCACTAGTTCATACATGCGAAATCAAAAAGAAATTTCACTGCTGAACGATGAGCAAAAGACAGCTTTAAGAGGATTAGGTACCGGAGTAAATAGTCAAGTGCAGGGATATGCCCAACAATTGGTTACGCAACACCCGGAATTAGCTTCATTAATTTCTTCTTTGAGTGGCATAGATCTGGAAACTCCTCTCAATGCTGCAGGCAATTCTTTAGTTGATGCCTTGCGCACTGACACCCGAAATATCTATGCAGGAGCTATAACGCTGACCCAACCTCTGTACGTGGGAGGAAAGATTCGTGCTTACAACAAAATAACAAAATACGCCGAAGAGTTGGCCCGCCAACAGCACAATACCGGCATGCAAGAAGTTATCCTTAGTACAGACCAAGCCTATTGGCAAGTAGTTTCACTTATTAATAAGAAAAATCTGGCAGAAGGATACCTCAAATTACTCCAAAAATTAGAAAGTGATGTAGACAAGATGATTGCCGAAGGCGTAGCAACAAAAGCCGATGGTTTATCAGTGAAAGTAAAAGTGAACGAGGCGGAGATGACACTTACCAAAGTAGAAGATGGCCTCAGCTTGGCTAAAATGCTATTGTGCCAAATCTGTGGACTCGATCTTTCGGCACCAATAATTTTATTCGACGAGCGAATAGAAGACATCCCCGTGACACTAACCAACAAGACTTATTCTCTTGAAACAGCTTATGCAAATCGTTCCGAACTTCGTAGCCTAGAACTGGCTACCCAAATATATAAGCAAAAAGTAAATGTAACCCGAGCAGAACACCTTCCATCTGTGGCTTTACTAGGAAACTATCTTGTAACAAACCCTTCTATGTACAATGGTTTTGAAAACAAATTCCGTGGAATGTGGAATGTAGGTGTCATGGTCCAGGTTCCCATCTGGCACTGGGGAGAAGGTACGTACAAAATAAAGGCTGCCAAAGCAGAAGCTCGCATAAAACAATACGAACTGGACGATGCAAAAGAAAAGATCGAACTTCAGGTGAGCCAGTCGGCATTTAAAGTGAATGAAGCAGCCAAAAAGCTCACGATGGCAAAGAAAAACTTAGAGAAAGCCAATGAAAATCTGCGCTACGCAACTTTGGGTTTTGATGAAGGAGTTATTCCACCTAGCAATGTGCTCGAAGCACACACGGCATGGCTTTCTGCCCAATCAGAGAAGATAGATGCTCAAATTGATGTTAAACTTACAGAAATCTATCTGCAAAAATCTCTTGGAACTCTTAAATAA